The following are encoded together in the Fusarium keratoplasticum isolate Fu6.1 chromosome 1, whole genome shotgun sequence genome:
- a CDS encoding AP-2 complex subunit alpha, translating into MSSSGTGFLGRSSSSNANMRGLVQFIADLRNARARELEEKRINKELANIRQKFKDGNLSGYHKKKYVCKLLYIYILGWNVDFGHLEAVNLISANKYSEKQIGYLAMTLFLHEKHELLHLVVNSIRKDLLDHNELFNCLALHAIANVGSREMGEALNGEVHRLLISPTSKSFVKKKAALTLLRLYRKHPDIVSPQWAERIIHLMDDSDLGVALSVTSLVMTLAQDNLEQYKGAYAKAAARLKRILIDGEYTTDYLYYKVPCPWLQIKLLRLLQYFPPSEDTHVRDMIRESLQKILNLAMETNKNVQQNNAQNAVLFEAINLIIHLDTEHGLMKQISTRLGKFIQSRETNVRYLGLEAMTHLAARAETLDPIKQHQEIILGSLKDRDISVRRKGLDLLYSMCDASNAQVIVGELLHYLQNADFAIREEMVLKIAILTEKYATDVQWYVDISLRLIAMAGDHVSDEVWQRVIQIVTNNEELQVYAAQNALQYVKGDHCHETLVKIGAYILGEFGHLIADQPRCSPIEQFLALQSKLTACSSSTRAMILSCFIKYVNLFPEIKPQLIHVFEFHSHNLDSELQQRACEYMTLASMPTDDLLRTICDEMPPFPERQSALLSRLHQKHANTSDRRTWVVGGKDANADARELSMGTGALKRTFSSNVSLNGKTNGQGASGANGHGNGAADLAGLDMNAPTPSEPKMLKAPNLASAAHLSPGWEPGFNKLLVRSDGVLYEDGQLQIGVRSEYRGQMACLITYFKNKTPATMSSFTTTLDLDESEKNNLTWDVKNLPDSTIVQGGQSQQVVMFEAKKIFEKSPTVRISYLAGALQALTLKLPVAIHKFMDPADLSAEDFFRRWKQIGGAPREAQGIFGLSGKGGGREITESFISKTVEGFRWRVLDMVDPNPKNFVGASVLHTSEGGKFGCLMRLEPNYGNQMIRLTIRATDDSVPAVLLKYMQERLSAGVSTSPEFEAPSREQISDAFRNIMVS; encoded by the exons ATGTCGAGTTCAGGGACGGGCTTCCTGGGCCgctcgagcagcagcaatgcGAACATGCGCGGGTTGGTCCAGTTCATCGCCGATCTTCGAAATGCGAGAGCGCGCGAACTCGAGGAAAAGCGAATcaacaaggagcttgccaATATCCGTCAGAAGTTCAAGGATGGCAACCTGAGTGGCTACCATAAGAAGAAATACGTCTGCAAGCTGCTGTACATCTACATCTTGGGCTGGAACGTCGATTTTGGTCATCTCGAGGCTGTCAACCTGATCTCTGCCAACAAGTACTCTGAGAAGCAGATCGGTTATCTGGCCATGACTCTGTTCCTCCACGAGAAGCACGAACTGCTGCACCTTGTCGTCAACAGTATTCGCAAAGATCTGCTCGACCACAACGAACTATTCAATTGCCTTGCACTCCATGCGATTGCCAACGTGGGAAGCCGAGAAATGGGTGAAGCTCTCAATGGAGAGGTCCACAGGCTCCTGATCTCTCC AACCTCCAAATCGTttgtcaagaagaaggctgcctTGACACTACTCCGACTATATCGCAAGCACCCCGACATCGTATCCCCTCAATGGGCGGAGCGCATCATTCACCTGATGGATGATTCCGATCTCGGCGTTGCTCTCTCGGTGACCTCGCTGGTCATGACCTTGGCGCAGGACAACTTGGAGCAATACAAGGGAGCATATGCCAAGGCAGCTGCTCGCCTGAAGCGAATCCTTATCGATGGGGAATACACGACGGATTACCTCTACTACAAGGTTCCTTGCCCCTGGCTGCAGATCAAGCTGCTACGGCTCCTTCAATACTTCCCCCCATCAG AGGATACGCACGTCCGAGACATGATCCGAGAGTCGCTGCAAAAgatcttgaacttggccatgGAGACCAACAAGAATGTGCAGCAGAACAACGCCCAGAATGCGGTTCTTTTCGAAGCcatcaatctcatcatccacctGGACACTGAACATGGCTTGATGAAGCAAATCTCGACCAGACTGGGCAAATTCATTCAGAGCCGGGAAACCAACGTGAGGTatcttggcctggaggcCATGACCCATCTTGCCGCACGAGCAGAAACTCTTGATCCTATCAAGCAGCACCAAGAAATCATCCTAGGCTCCCTCAAGGATCGAGATATCAGTGTCCGTCGCAAGGGTCTTGATCTACTCTACAGCATGTGCGACGCATCGAATGCGCAGGTCATTGTTGGCGAACTGCTGCACTACCTGCAGAATGCCGACTTTGCCATCCGAGAAGAAATGGTCCTTAAGATTGCCATTCTTACGGAAAAGTACGCTACTGACGTGCAGTGGTACGTCGACATCTCCCTACGgctcatcgccatggccggaGATCACGTCAGCGACGAGGTGTGGCAGCGAGTGATCCAGATTGTGACAAACAACGAGGAACTCCAAGTCTATGCGGCGCAGAATGCGTTGCAGTACGTCAAGGGTGACCATTGTCATGAAACCCTGGTTAAGATCGGTGCCTACATCCTGGGAGAGTTCGGCCACTTGATTGCCGACCAGCCTCGTTGCAGTCCCATTGAACAGTTCCTCGCCCTTCAGAGCAAGCTAACCGCGTGCTCGTCGAGCACTCGTGCCATGATTCTCTCATGTTTCATTAAATACGTCAACCTGTTTCCGGAAATCAAGCCTCAGCTCATCCACGTGTTCGAGTTCCACAGCCACAACCTGGACTCTGAGCTTCAGCAGAGAGCTTGCGAGTACATGACTCTTGCAAGCATGCCGACTGACGACCTCCTGCGTACCATCTGCGATGAGATGCCACCCTTCCCCGAGAGACAATCCGCACTTCTGTCTCGTTTGCACCAGAAGCATGCTAATACGAGTGACCGAAGAACCTGGGTGGTGGGAGGAAAGGATGCCAACGCCGACGCTAGGGAGCTTAGCATGGGAACTGGAGCTCTTAAGAGGACCTTTAGTTCCAATGTGTCTCTGAATGGCAAGACCAATGGCCAAGGCGCGTCTGGAGCAAATGGTCATGGCAACGGCGCGGCCGATCTGGCTGGCCTTGATATGAACGCACCCACGCCATCCGAGCCCAAGATGCTGAAGGCGCCGAACCTGGCTAGTGCTGCTCATCTGTCACCTGGATGGGAGCCTGGGTTCAACAAGCTGCTGGTCAGGTCTGATGGTGTACTATACGAGGACGGACAACTTCAGATTGGTGTCCGGTCCGAGTATCGTGGCCAGATGGCTTGCTTGATCACATAtttcaagaacaagacccCTGCCACCATGAGCTCGTTTACAAcgaccttggacttggacgagAGCGAAAAGAACAACCTGACATGGGATGTTAAGAACCTCCCTGACAGTACCATCGTCCAAGGCGGACAATCTCAGCAGGTTGTCATGTTTGAGGCGAAGAAGATCTTTGAGAAGAGCCCTACAGTGCGCATCAGCTACCTGGCTGGTGCCCTCCAGGCCCTCACTCTGAAGCTTCCCGTGGCGATCCACAAATTCATGGACCCGGCAGACTTGTCTGCGGAGGACTTTTTCAGGAGGTGGAAGCAGATTGGCGGAGCTCCCCGTGAAGCTCAAGGAATCTTTGGATTGTCTGGCAAAGGCGGCGGCAGGGAGATCACAGAgagcttcatctccaagacaGTGGAGGGATTCAGATGGCGTGTGCTGGACATGGTGGACCCCAATCCAAAGAACTTTGTCGGTGCGAGCGTGCTTCACACATCTGAAGGGGGCAAGTTTGGCTGTCTCATGAGACTGGAGCCAAACTATGGAAACCAG ATGATTCGACTCACTATTCGGGCAACGGATGATTCGGTTCCAGCTGTTTTGTTGAAGTATATGCAGGAACGGCTTTCTGCAGGAGTGTCGACGTCACCAGAGTTTGAAGCACCCTCTCGAGAGCAGATTTCGGACGCTTTCCGCAACATCATGGTTTCCTGA
- a CDS encoding Pyridoxal phosphate homeostasis protein: protein MSESQEEMKIDPSRAQALVSQLNSVKDRLAAVANGRNVRLVAVSKLKPANDILALHKAPTSHTHFGENYAQELTQKAALLPNTVQWHFIGGLQSGHCKSLAKIPNLFCVSSVDTSKKAQLLNTARTNLLASQPDLSKLGVHVQVNTSGEEAKSGCAPGADTVALCREIVDTCPSLQLLGLMTIGAIARSKATTAETENEDFLTLKEQRDLVAKELGLSEESLELSMGMSEDFEGAVRLGSSEVRVGSTIFGQRPAKADAKIKE from the exons ATGAGCGAGTCACAGGAAGAAATGAAGATCGACCCCTCAAGAGCCCAGGCTCTTGTCTCCCAGCTCAACTCGGTCAAGGACCGCCTCGCTGCTGTGGCGAACGGCCGTAAC GTCCGACTTGTTGCTGTCTCAAAGCTGAAGCCGGCGAATGACATCTTGGCCCTCCATAAAGCTCCTACGTCTCACACTCACTTTGGTGAGAACTACGCCCAAGAGCTGACTCAGAAGGCCGCTCTGCTTCCAAACACCGTCCAGTGGCACTTCATCGGTGGTCTTCAGTCAG GACACTGTAAATCTCTTGCCAAGATCCCCAATCTCTTCTGCGTCTCCAGCGTCGACACCTCAAAGAAGgcccagctcctcaacacAGCCCGCACCAACCTCCTGGCCTCGCAGCCCGACCTCTCCAAGCTCGGCGTCCACGTCCAGGTCAACACCTCtggcgaggaggccaagtcCGGATGTGCTCCCGGCGCTGACACCGTCGCCCTGTGTCGCGAGATTGTCGACACCTGCCCCAGCTTGCAGCTGCTTGGTCTCATGACCATCGGCGCCATTGCCCGGAGCAAGGCCACCACCGCCGAGACTGAGAATGAGGACTTCCTGACGCTCAAGGAGCAGCGGGATCTCGTGGCCAAGGAGTTGGGcctgagcgaggagagcCTGGAGTTGAGCATGGGTATGAGCGAGGACTTTGAGGGTGCTGTGAGGTTAGGAAGTAGTGAGGTGCGTGTAGGTAGCACTATCTTTGGCCAGCGACCGGCCAAGGCAgatgccaagatcaaggagtgA